In the genome of Aequorivita sp. H23M31, the window TTCGATTGGAGCGAATATCCAATGGATTTTATCGATCGCTCCTTTGCGGCATTGGGAGAATGGACAAAAACAAATCTTCCACCGGGACAGTTTACAAATTTGATTTCTGAGGGAATTATTCCCGGAATAGGGGGTATCGTGATTTTCATTCCACAGATAGCTTTTCTCTTTCTGTTTATTTCCATCCTGGAAGAATCCGGATATATGAGCCGAGTGGTTTTCTTGATGGATAAACTGATGCGAAAATTTGGCTTAAGCGGAAAAAGTGTCGTTCCCCTAGTGGCTGGAACTGCCTGTGCTATTCCTGCAATAATGGCTACGCGGAATATTGAGAATTGGAAAGAACGCCTCATTACTATTTTAGTTACTCCCTTCACCACCTGTTCGGCTAGATTGCCGGTTTATCTTATAATTATTGCCCTCGTTATTCCTGATATTCGAATTTTGGGAATTTTCAGCCTGCAAGCGCTAACCTTGATGTTTATGTACATTTTGGGGTTTGGTGCTGCTATCTTTTCAGCTTGGGTATTAGATAAAATCCTAAGAATAAAAACTAAGAGTTTCTTTATGGTAGAGATGCCAAATTATAAACTTCCGCTACCAAAAAATGTTTTAATTACAATGGTCGAAAAAACCAAGGCTTTTGTAATTGGGGCGGGAAAGATAATTCTAGCTATCTCAATTATTTTGTGGGTATTGGCATCTTACGGGCCGGGAGATTTTAATAAGGCGGAATCTATAGTCGCCGAAGAATATGCCTCTCAAAACCTAACTCCCGAAGAACTGGACCATCACGTGGATTCCTTTAAACTGGAGCATTCTTATATTGGGAAAATCGGTCATGCCATTGAACCGGCCGTTCGACCTTTAGGATATGATTGGAAAATTGGTATTGCCCTAGTGACATCCTTTGCCGCACGGGAAGTATTTGTGGGAACTCTTGCAACTATTTACAGTGTGGGAAGTGATGACGAACAAACTATAAAAAGCAGAATGGCTGCAGAGGTCAATCCTATTTTAGGAGGTCCATTGTTCAATTTTGCCAGCGGAATTTCTTTATTACTTTTTTACGCCTTCGCTATGCAGTGTATGAGTACCCTAGCCATCGTTAAAAGAGAAACCAATACCTGGAAATGGCCGATGTGGCAATTGGTGGTAATGACTGCGATTGCTTATGTTCTATCATTGGCGGCGTATCAATTTTTGAAGTAGAATTGATTGGTCAAAATAATATTAGAGACCTCTAGGTTTAACCCAAGTTTGGGTTCTCCCCGCATTTAATTATCTTTGTAGTATGCAAACAATATTAGTTATAATAACATTTTCTCTCGCAATTGGCTATTTGCTGAAAAAGTTTGTTTGGAATCCTATTTATGAAGTTCGGAAACCGGGCGGTAAAAAAGGAGATCATTCCGATTGTGGCAGCTGCAGCTTTCACTAGTCTAATTTATTCTTTTCTTCGCAGACTAAAAGGACATAATCTGTGTCTTCTCCCGAATTTTCAACACTAGGATAGGGATTTAATCCAAGGCCGTTTATTGCAAAATCACTAGAGCTAAATAGATTGGAGTTTTTATTCTCTCCCGGTCGTATTTCTCCGAATATTAGGTTTTTTTCTTCAGTTTTACCATTTGCGGTAACTTCAACCTTTACAATTGCCCGTCCTGCCCAAATACAGTTTACTCCCTTTGGACAACGCGAATCTTCTACCACTTCGACAAATTTTATGGATATGCCTTTAATTTCTACCGATTTATCTAACGGAACTTTTACGGCAATCACCGGAGGTTTTACACCATCTTCATTATTCTGTCCGAAAGCGAAACTTGAAAACAATATTACCATAGAAACTATGACGTATTTCATTTGATCTGATTTATAATTTTAAAGATACATCAAAAATTAAACCTAACAGGTTTAAAAAACCTGTTAGGTTTCTGGAAAACTGTCTAAACAATAAAAACAGGAATCTTTACCTTGTGCCTTACACTGTCAACAGTCGTACCGAACATCAGGTCTTTAAACATTTTATGTCCGTGACTTCCTAGCACCAGCAAATCAAAATCCCCATCATTTACTATTTTCGGAATTACTTTTTTGGGAGAACCAAATCCAAGTTCAACTTCAATGGAATAACCTTGTTCCTCAAGCTCTAGTTTATAAGAATTTAAAAATTCTTCGTCATTGATAGTTTCGTGATCATCAATATTACTTCCGTACAACAACGCGCCTGGAGTTTCCACCACGTGAATCAATTTATAAATAGCATCTTTTCCCCCTAATTGAAGTGCTGAGGAAATACTCTTTTGGTCCGCCGTTGAAAAATCCACCGCTATGGCAACATATTTATATGGTTTTGGCGTGGAAATTTCTCCGATTTGGGATTGGGAAATATGTGGTAAAGGTATTTTTCTCTCTGCCATCCGTTTCATAATCAAAGGTCGAATGGTGATATAAAAAAGCAAAATTGCGCTTCCAATTACTATTGGAATTACAAATACCCATATATAAATAGGGTCATCGGAATCTATAATACAATTTTTGACTTCTTCATAAACCAACTTTCCATTTAGCGCAACGATTATTAGGGTAATGATCCAAGAGGCAATTTTCATAGGAAGTTTAATATGAAAACCCTTCATCAATTTTTTGTCACTTACAAAGTGAATCAACGGAATAATGGCGAATCCCAATTGTAAACTCAAAACCACTTGACTGAGCACCAACAACCTTCCAGTAGCTCCTTCCCCAAAATAAATAATCGTAAATAATGCGGGAATTATCGCCACCAATCGAGTTAACAATCGCCTTACCCACGGCTGGATTCGCAGGTTTAAATATCCTTCCATCACAATTTGTCCAGCCAAGGTTCCTGTTAATGTAGAACTTTGTCCGGCAGCAATCAGAGCAACAGCAAAGAAGATAGGTGCCAAATTAGAACCGAGTAAGGGTTCCAAAAGTGCGTATGCATCTTGGATTTCGGCTACACCGTACAATTCATTTTTAAAAAAGACCGAAGCTGCCAAAATGAGAATCGCGGCATTGACGAAAAAAGCCAGATTGAGCGCAATTGCCGAATCGATAAAATTAAGCTTTAGGGCACGCTTTATTCCTTTTTTGGTACTGTCTATTTTTCGGGTCTGCACTAGGGAAGAGTGGAGATAAAGATTATGTGGCATTACCGTGGCTCCAATAATTCCGATTGCGATATATAGCGCAGTATCATTAGGAAGAGTGGGAATAAAACCGGTTATCAGTTCGCTCATATCCGGTTTTGCAAAGAACATTTCAATCAGAAAAGAACCTCCTATAATGGCAATAAGGCCAATTATAAAAGCTTCCATTTTTCGCATTCCCTTGTTTATTAGAAATAGCAAAAGGAAACTATCCAAAACAGTTATGGAAACGCCCCAAATCATGGGTAGTCCAAAAAGAAGATTTAGACCGATTGCCATACCGATAACCTCAGCCAAATCAGTAGCGGCGATGGCTATTTCGGCTAAAACATATAAGATGAAATTTACAAAACGTGGATAAGATTGACGTGAGGCTTGTGCCAGATCCAGACCGCGTACCACTCCCAGACGAGTACAAAGACTTTGAAGGAGCAAAGCCATAATATTGCTCATCAGCAAGACCCATAAAAGAGCGTACCCAAACTGACTACCACCTGCAATATCAGTGGCCCAGTTTCCCGGATCCATATAGCCCACACTCACTAAATAAGCGGGACCTAGAAAAGCGAGCAGCCTTTTCCAAGGAGATTTCTTTCCCGATGTGTCTATCGTTCCGTGAACATTCTCCAAGGATTTATGGCCCTCTCTTTTCATTTTTTATCTCTTTAGATTATACAGCAATTGGGTTCAGGTAGTTTTAAACCTAAAAAAGGAAGAGTTGATTTATGACAGTGGTTATGTGTCTGCATTGTTTTTATGATCTGTTTTCTATGACCGTATTTATTTCGATTGTTGAGTCGATGAGTTGAGGATTTTAGGAATTGACATTAAAATCAATTCTTATTAAAACCTTCATCCGCGGCAGGCTCCTAAACTCATAAACATTTAAACTTATAAACCATTCTGTCTTACGTCTAAAAGTTATACGTCCAATTTTCATCCTCTGAAAAGGAAAAAATCCTCTTTCATCGAATCAATCTTTTCGTGTTTGTTTTCAATGATATACTCTAAGGACTTTTCAGTAAAGGCCAATCCCTTTTTTGTGAGGGAAACGATATCATTATTTACTATGATCAGATTATTTTTTAATGCCAGATCCAATACTTTCTTAGCCTGCACTTCTTGCCAATCTATATGTTCTTGTAAATGATTGATATGTCGCTCTCGTTTCTCGTCGTGTCGATTTAGATGTAAAAGAAAAGTGATAAGAGAGACTTCTAGCCGCTGTTGTTTATGTCTATATAGTACGGAAATAAGTCCTTTCTTCGGGGCGAACAGATATACCAATAGAAAAATAATTCCCAAGGTTGTCGCTATCGATCCAGATATGGAAGCGTCCAACCAATTGGCAAACCAATATCCGGAAATTGCGGCAACAACTCCGAAAAACAGTGATAATCCAATCATTTTTTTTAGGTCTTCCGTAAGCAGATAGGCTGTAGCAGCTGGTGCAATCATAAGGGCAACCACTAGAATTGCTCCGACGGCATCAAATGCTCCCACCACTGTAATTGAAGACATGGACATCAATCCATAATGAATTATTATTGGTGATATTCCCATTGCTGAGGAAAGTCCGGCGTCGAAAGTGCTTACTTTTAATTCCTTAAAGAAAAGCAGTAGTAAGCTTACGATTACTATCAAAATACTTCCCATTATCCAAAGAGATTTCGGGCCCCAATCCGCACCATCAACCATCAATCTATCAAAAGGTGCAAAGGCGAGCTCGCCCAGAAGAACCGCATCCACATCCAAATGAACATCGCCGGCATTCTTTGAAATCATTATTACCCCAATACTAAAAAGAGCAGGGAAAACCAAACCAATTGCAGTGTCCTCCTTTACCATTCCGGTTTTTTGGATGTATTCAACCAATACAACCGTCAAAACCCCCACTAAAGCTGCAAAAAGAATTAGTAAAGGCGAATTTAAATCCTGGGTGATAAAAAATCCAATTACAATACCGGGCAGAATGGAATGACTGATAGCATCACTGATAAGCGCCATTTTCCGAAGTACCAGGAATACCCCTGGAATTGCACAGGCCATTGCAACCACCGCAGCTATAATCTGTATTTCTATCTGTGGACTACTCATTAATTGATTGTTGATTATACATTTCCGCCGCCTTATTAAAACCTTCTTGGGTCATTGCCCAATCTTGACCTTCTATAGATATCCAGCCTTCATTTTCTAACCTTTTGAGCGTTTCTTTGGTGTATCCCTGGAAATTATTGAGAATGCGAATTGCGTGTGGATGGGAAATATTTTCGTGATCGATTGCAATATCATACATAAACTGAAGCGTTTTCATCAGTTCAAGATCTTTTCTATTCTTTCTAAAACGAATCTCACGAAACAACAAACCTCGTCCCGGAGAAAATATAAGTGAAAACAAAACAAAGACACTTGCCACCAAAACAATTACCGGCCCTGTTGATAGATTATCCTGACTGGCACTGATTGCAGTTCCGAAAATTCCCGATAATGCGCCTACCAATCCCGCCAAAAGAACCATTGTGCTCAAACTATTTGTCCATTGTCTTGCTGCTGCTGCAGGTGCCAATAAAATAGCACTCATAAGTACCACCCCAACGGTCTGTAATCCTAAAACGATAGCAAGAACAATAAAGAAAGTGACCAGAACATCTATAAATTTTGTGTTGAAACCAATGGTTTGAGTATAATCCGGATCAAAAAGAAGAAGTTTGAATTCCTTCCAAAATAACAGCAATACTACTAGCGAAACAGCTGTTACAATAATCATTAATCTTACATCACTCTCCACCAATGTTGCGGCCTGGCCAAAAAGATATTTGTCCAATCCAGCCTGATTGGCGTTAGGTTGTTTTTGAATAAACGTCAAGAGCAACATTCCAAATCCGAAAAATGTAGAAAGGATGAGTCCTAAAGCAGTATCACTTTTTAAATGGGTTTTTGAGGTAATTCCCCGAATCCAATATGTTCCCACCAATCCGCTCACCAATGCCCCCAACAACAAAGTTCCCGAATCTTTAGCGCCAGTAATAATAAAAGCCAAAGCAATCCCGGGAAGAGCAGCATGGGAAATAGCATCACCCAACAAACTCTCTTTCCGCAATACCGCAAAACTACCCAGCATGCCACAAATAGCACCAAGCACCGCGGTACCTAAGGTGATGGTACGCAGCGTGTAATCGTGCCAAAGGAGTTCGAAATATTCGGTGA includes:
- a CDS encoding metal ABC transporter permease; its protein translation is MSITEYFELLWHDYTLRTITLGTAVLGAICGMLGSFAVLRKESLLGDAISHAALPGIALAFIITGAKDSGTLLLGALVSGLVGTYWIRGITSKTHLKSDTALGLILSTFFGFGMLLLTFIQKQPNANQAGLDKYLFGQAATLVESDVRLMIIVTAVSLVVLLLFWKEFKLLLFDPDYTQTIGFNTKFIDVLVTFFIVLAIVLGLQTVGVVLMSAILLAPAAAARQWTNSLSTMVLLAGLVGALSGIFGTAISASQDNLSTGPVIVLVASVFVLFSLIFSPGRGLLFREIRFRKNRKDLELMKTLQFMYDIAIDHENISHPHAIRILNNFQGYTKETLKRLENEGWISIEGQDWAMTQEGFNKAAEMYNQQSINE
- a CDS encoding Nramp family divalent metal transporter translates to MKREGHKSLENVHGTIDTSGKKSPWKRLLAFLGPAYLVSVGYMDPGNWATDIAGGSQFGYALLWVLLMSNIMALLLQSLCTRLGVVRGLDLAQASRQSYPRFVNFILYVLAEIAIAATDLAEVIGMAIGLNLLFGLPMIWGVSITVLDSFLLLFLINKGMRKMEAFIIGLIAIIGGSFLIEMFFAKPDMSELITGFIPTLPNDTALYIAIGIIGATVMPHNLYLHSSLVQTRKIDSTKKGIKRALKLNFIDSAIALNLAFFVNAAILILAASVFFKNELYGVAEIQDAYALLEPLLGSNLAPIFFAVALIAAGQSSTLTGTLAGQIVMEGYLNLRIQPWVRRLLTRLVAIIPALFTIIYFGEGATGRLLVLSQVVLSLQLGFAIIPLIHFVSDKKLMKGFHIKLPMKIASWIITLIIVALNGKLVYEEVKNCIIDSDDPIYIWVFVIPIVIGSAILLFYITIRPLIMKRMAERKIPLPHISQSQIGEISTPKPYKYVAIAVDFSTADQKSISSALQLGGKDAIYKLIHVVETPGALLYGSNIDDHETINDEEFLNSYKLELEEQGYSIEVELGFGSPKKVIPKIVNDGDFDLLVLGSHGHKMFKDLMFGTTVDSVRHKVKIPVFIV
- the feoB gene encoding ferrous iron transport protein B — its product is MAKHINVALLGNPNTGKTSVFNRLTGLNQKVGNYPGITVEKKQGTAKFGRASTVHILDLPGTYSLNASSLDENVVIELLLNKKDKDFPDVAVVVADVENLKRNLLLFTQIKDLGIPTILSINMADRMKSKAISLDVEQMEKRLNTKIALISSRKNLGFDYLKKLIENYNQLPTKPCLNASNIAPEYFDRLRKAFPNQDLYKLWLVITQDVNFGKLDRNELQGIATFQTESASNLKRMQQRETIVRYQYINEILKETLTIDTANAKDLRSRLDRVLTHKVWGYVIFFSILLLIFQAIFDWSEYPMDFIDRSFAALGEWTKTNLPPGQFTNLISEGIIPGIGGIVIFIPQIAFLFLFISILEESGYMSRVVFLMDKLMRKFGLSGKSVVPLVAGTACAIPAIMATRNIENWKERLITILVTPFTTCSARLPVYLIIIALVIPDIRILGIFSLQALTLMFMYILGFGAAIFSAWVLDKILRIKTKSFFMVEMPNYKLPLPKNVLITMVEKTKAFVIGAGKIILAISIILWVLASYGPGDFNKAESIVAEEYASQNLTPEELDHHVDSFKLEHSYIGKIGHAIEPAVRPLGYDWKIGIALVTSFAAREVFVGTLATIYSVGSDDEQTIKSRMAAEVNPILGGPLFNFASGISLLLFYAFAMQCMSTLAIVKRETNTWKWPMWQLVVMTAIAYVLSLAAYQFLK
- a CDS encoding metal ABC transporter permease: MSSPQIEIQIIAAVVAMACAIPGVFLVLRKMALISDAISHSILPGIVIGFFITQDLNSPLLILFAALVGVLTVVLVEYIQKTGMVKEDTAIGLVFPALFSIGVIMISKNAGDVHLDVDAVLLGELAFAPFDRLMVDGADWGPKSLWIMGSILIVIVSLLLLFFKELKVSTFDAGLSSAMGISPIIIHYGLMSMSSITVVGAFDAVGAILVVALMIAPAATAYLLTEDLKKMIGLSLFFGVVAAISGYWFANWLDASISGSIATTLGIIFLLVYLFAPKKGLISVLYRHKQQRLEVSLITFLLHLNRHDEKRERHINHLQEHIDWQEVQAKKVLDLALKNNLIIVNNDIVSLTKKGLAFTEKSLEYIIENKHEKIDSMKEDFFLFRG